One stretch of Stigmatella aurantiaca DNA includes these proteins:
- a CDS encoding glycosyltransferase has translation MRVLFTTTPGTGHFHPLVPTARALQRAGHEVAFAAAEPFRSQVEASGFPVFPAGVSFESLAQELKSHVQAPPRMEVPEGLDRVLELFVDRLARPMARALVPLCRRWRPDLLISESAEFAGPVVAERLGLPHATIQVGGVGFSDDGGTGLFARRLDGLRAEHGLPADPELRALYRYLHLSFMPAAYFGGSLPPNTQYLRLEVFDQSGEERLPDWMASLGDRPVIYATLGTVFNKLTHHLRTIIEALRDEPMDLIVTVGRDMDPARLGPQPSNVYVERYIPQSLVLPRCELAILHGGYNSVMSALHVGLPVLIVPLAADQPVNAQSCERLGVGRRVNPDTLTPELLRQQVREMMRDGAYRERARRFQAETQALPGMAEGVAMLERLSRERRPSQRSLSMSEKEKALAGPVARG, from the coding sequence ATGCGCGTTCTTTTCACCACCACACCGGGGACCGGGCACTTTCACCCATTGGTTCCCACGGCCCGGGCGCTCCAGCGGGCGGGCCACGAGGTGGCCTTCGCCGCCGCCGAGCCGTTCCGCTCCCAGGTGGAGGCGAGCGGCTTTCCCGTCTTCCCGGCGGGGGTGAGCTTCGAGTCCCTGGCGCAGGAGCTGAAGTCTCACGTGCAGGCCCCGCCGAGGATGGAGGTCCCGGAGGGGCTGGACCGGGTGCTGGAGCTCTTCGTGGACCGGCTGGCCCGCCCCATGGCGCGAGCGCTGGTGCCGCTGTGCCGGCGCTGGCGGCCGGATCTGCTCATCAGCGAGTCGGCGGAGTTCGCGGGCCCGGTGGTGGCCGAGCGGCTGGGCCTGCCCCACGCCACCATTCAAGTGGGAGGGGTGGGATTCTCCGATGACGGCGGCACGGGCCTCTTCGCCCGGCGCCTGGATGGCCTCCGCGCGGAGCACGGCCTGCCGGCGGATCCCGAGCTGCGGGCGCTCTACCGCTACCTGCACCTGTCCTTCATGCCCGCCGCCTATTTTGGCGGCTCGCTTCCGCCCAACACGCAGTATTTAAGGCTGGAAGTGTTTGACCAATCCGGCGAGGAGCGATTGCCGGACTGGATGGCTTCGCTGGGAGACCGGCCGGTCATCTACGCCACGCTGGGCACGGTGTTCAACAAGCTCACCCACCACCTGCGCACCATCATCGAGGCGCTCCGGGACGAGCCCATGGACCTCATTGTCACGGTGGGCCGCGACATGGATCCGGCGCGGCTGGGGCCACAGCCGTCCAATGTCTACGTGGAGCGATACATTCCACAATCATTGGTATTGCCCCGGTGTGAGCTGGCCATTCTGCACGGGGGCTACAACAGTGTGATGAGTGCGTTACACGTGGGGTTGCCGGTGTTGATTGTTCCGCTGGCGGCGGACCAACCGGTGAACGCGCAGTCCTGTGAGCGATTGGGGGTGGGGCGGCGCGTCAATCCAGACACGCTCACCCCGGAGCTGCTCCGCCAGCAGGTGCGGGAGATGATGCGGGATGGCGCGTACCGCGAGCGCGCCCGGCGCTTCCAGGCCGAAACCCAGGCTTTGCCAGGAATGGCGGAGGGCGTGGCGATGCTGGAGCGGCTGTCGCGGGAGCGGCGGCCCAGCCAGAGAAGCCTGAGCATGTCTGAGAAAGAAAAGGCACTGGCAGGTCCTGTGGCGCGCGGCTAA
- a CDS encoding sensor histidine kinase produces the protein MQSKRTAPLFPAWSWRRGALILAGWTLIGVMGQSYGWFSSAMGGRPPPTLRSVLDGMLSVWLWALMTPFIFAWCERYPLVRPRAARSGAAHLALFAVFWGAEVMVDLLAAPWLAPPGRTLPLHMALRALLGIYSYAAMAAIGHALRFYRLYLERRVRASELETQLVRTQLRALQMQLRPHFLFNALNTITGLIRTGDSKGAVQMTVGLADLLRAVLREDGAQEVPLQQELDFVERYLRIEQLRFQERLHTHIHVDPEARDALVPHLLLQPLVENAVRHGASTEAQNRVDIHITRESDMLWLRVRDTGQGPRPAVPAPSEPGVPREGGIGLSNTRARLRHLYGEAHRLELLPADGGGAVAEVAIPYRRAVARASA, from the coding sequence GTGCAGAGCAAACGGACAGCGCCGCTGTTCCCCGCGTGGAGCTGGCGCCGCGGGGCCCTCATCCTCGCCGGGTGGACCCTCATCGGCGTCATGGGCCAGTCGTACGGGTGGTTCTCCTCCGCGATGGGCGGCCGCCCCCCGCCCACGCTCCGCTCGGTGCTGGACGGCATGCTGAGCGTGTGGCTCTGGGCGCTGATGACGCCCTTCATCTTCGCCTGGTGTGAGCGCTACCCGCTCGTGCGCCCCCGCGCCGCCCGCAGTGGGGCGGCCCACCTGGCGCTGTTCGCGGTGTTCTGGGGGGCGGAGGTGATGGTGGACTTGCTGGCCGCCCCGTGGCTGGCGCCTCCCGGGCGCACCCTGCCGCTGCACATGGCCCTGCGCGCGCTGCTGGGCATCTACAGCTACGCGGCCATGGCGGCCATCGGCCACGCGCTGCGCTTCTACCGCCTGTACCTGGAGCGGCGGGTGCGCGCCTCCGAGCTGGAGACGCAGCTGGTGCGCACCCAGCTCCGGGCGCTCCAGATGCAGCTGCGCCCCCACTTCCTCTTCAACGCCCTCAACACCATCACCGGCCTCATCCGCACCGGGGACTCGAAGGGCGCGGTGCAAATGACGGTGGGGCTGGCGGATCTGCTGCGCGCGGTGCTGCGCGAGGACGGCGCCCAGGAGGTGCCCCTCCAGCAGGAGCTGGACTTCGTGGAGCGCTACCTGCGCATCGAGCAGCTGCGCTTCCAGGAGCGGCTGCACACGCACATCCACGTGGACCCCGAGGCGCGCGACGCGCTGGTGCCCCACCTGCTGCTCCAGCCCCTGGTGGAGAACGCCGTGCGCCACGGCGCGAGCACCGAGGCGCAGAACCGGGTGGACATCCACATCACCCGCGAGTCGGACATGCTCTGGCTGCGCGTGCGGGACACGGGCCAGGGGCCCCGCCCCGCCGTGCCCGCCCCGTCCGAGCCCGGCGTGCCCCGGGAGGGGGGCATCGGGCTGAGCAACACCCGCGCCCGGCTGCGCCACCTCTATGGGGAGGCGCACCGGCTGGAGCTGCTGCCCGCCGACGGCGGCGGCGCAGTGGCCGAGGTGGCCATTCCCTACCGCCGCGCGGTGGCGAGGGCCTCGGCATGA
- a CDS encoding LytR/AlgR family response regulator transcription factor yields the protein MMPGEVAAPVRVLVVDDERIARQGLLALLAADAEVQVVGECASGPQAVEALRQHPVDVLFLDVEMAGMDGFQVLRQVGDPLTAAIIFVTAYDTYALKAFEVHALDYLLKPFDDERFARVLARAKAHVRNGRIQTVARQLAGLLGTTAPAPVAAPPPPAPVRYLERLVLKDVGRVAFLDVEKVDWLEAEDYYIQVHAAGQTHLLRQPLRELEAQLDPRRFVRIHRSTIVNVERVKELRPLFHGEYHVILQDGHQLKLSRGYRARLDALLGKA from the coding sequence ATGATGCCGGGGGAGGTGGCCGCCCCGGTGCGCGTGCTGGTGGTGGACGACGAGCGCATCGCCCGGCAGGGCCTCCTGGCGCTGCTCGCGGCGGATGCCGAAGTCCAGGTGGTGGGCGAGTGCGCCAGCGGCCCCCAGGCGGTGGAGGCCCTGCGCCAGCACCCGGTGGACGTGCTCTTCCTGGATGTGGAGATGGCGGGCATGGATGGCTTCCAGGTGCTGCGCCAGGTGGGGGACCCCCTCACCGCCGCCATCATCTTCGTCACCGCGTACGACACCTATGCCCTCAAGGCCTTCGAGGTGCACGCGCTCGACTACCTCCTCAAGCCGTTCGATGACGAGCGCTTCGCCCGGGTGCTCGCCCGCGCCAAGGCGCACGTGCGCAACGGGCGGATCCAGACCGTGGCCCGGCAGCTCGCGGGGCTGCTGGGCACCACCGCGCCCGCGCCGGTGGCCGCCCCGCCCCCGCCCGCGCCGGTGCGCTACCTGGAGCGGCTGGTGCTCAAGGACGTGGGCCGGGTGGCCTTCCTGGACGTGGAGAAGGTGGACTGGCTGGAGGCCGAGGACTACTACATCCAGGTCCACGCCGCCGGGCAGACGCACCTGTTGCGCCAGCCCCTGCGCGAGCTGGAGGCGCAGCTGGACCCGCGCCGGTTCGTGCGCATCCACCGCTCCACCATCGTCAACGTGGAGCGGGTGAAGGAGCTGCGGCCGCTGTTCCACGGCGAGTACCACGTCATCCTTCAGGACGGGCACCAGCTCAAGCTCAGCCGCGGCTACCGCGCGCGGCTGGATGCGCTGCTCGGCAAGGCCTGA
- a CDS encoding serine/threonine-protein kinase, with amino-acid sequence MVEGVLSRGEVEALRAEAQRLQRSPLELLLERGQLSPQTLSVLRQNRAEPSDTPAPVSPFEAPPTRQPGVPAPASSSEPAFPLPHWDRYQPVRFLGQGGMGQVFLAYDPRLRRNVALKFVRDGAPELAQRFLSEARAQARVLHERVCEMYEVGEVDGRAFIAMQYVNGRHLGQLAQELTLEQKLRVLRDVAEGVHAAHRAGLIHRDLKPSNILIERAEDGALKPYVMDFGLARDWHDEHTATGSVLGTPHYMAPEQARGEAMDLRVDVYSLGATLYQVLAGVPPFLADNALELLQRIQSEEPRPLRERVPGLPVDVEAIVLKCLEKDRTARYASARELSEDLERFLAGEPVRARRAGAGYRLRKKLRKHRLVVGLGSTALVGVLLALGQAALTQRQVTLRESLARRFTERVERMEAQARYSSLAPLHDTRADHRVLQEAMAALEAEVRQGGEPAQGPGHYALGRARLVLGDAEGALAQLEAAWRGGYHGARVAYALALALGQLYQEQLLEVERIRDAAQRDARRQALEQRYRDPALTYLRQSEGADAPSPHYVAALLAFYEGRHAEALGELDAMGTTYPWFHEGPLLRGDIYQARAYQRRHQGDRPGALADIEAARQAYSEASRIGESEPAVHAALASLHLASLQLELYGQGEVQPHYERGLEALGRALTAAPESFKLRVLESKFHRRLAEFRVPQGGEVLPLVEKALAAARAAQALAPDEPQPHQELAQVFRLWARYRQEHGEDPSEQLSQAVQSFERVPPNRRDYGFHIERGLSFKIWADHEDQGGGDSLPHRDQAIAAYQAAIALDPKPLDGWVNLGTAYFKRASHPRAVDADADLERAREALERARGIDPGNYVPYYYGAQVHEWRARRLYNRGGAAARDLEQAIALYRQGLGINAKLPQFHNALGGALLWRAELAWEEGEDPFARLDVAQASFEQARDVAPKQGFAYNNLGEVHAARGLYRSQRGEDPTPSIRLAHEAFREALARIPKQAQFQANVAKAHYTLALWELRRGGDPIPRLEQAEAALREALALNPQLGFALRYAGEVQGVRARWLAQRGQARGDDFERAASLLRQALAADPEWQDYRVALGRLHLGWASWLAQTGQDPAAVLQEGLAQVDTALKARPQWAQGLAARARLLVMLSETPGPAAQRTAWRGEARKVLEQALALNPHLGMAEEP; translated from the coding sequence ATGGTCGAGGGCGTTCTGTCCCGGGGCGAGGTGGAGGCCCTGCGCGCCGAGGCCCAGCGCCTGCAACGCAGCCCCCTGGAACTCCTCCTGGAGCGCGGGCAGCTCTCCCCGCAGACCCTCTCCGTCCTGAGGCAGAACCGGGCCGAGCCCTCGGACACCCCCGCACCTGTGTCCCCCTTCGAGGCTCCTCCCACCCGCCAGCCCGGCGTCCCCGCTCCGGCCTCGTCCTCGGAGCCCGCCTTCCCGCTGCCCCACTGGGACCGCTACCAGCCGGTGCGCTTCCTCGGCCAGGGCGGCATGGGCCAGGTGTTCCTCGCGTACGATCCGCGCCTGCGCCGCAACGTGGCCCTCAAGTTCGTGCGCGATGGGGCCCCCGAGCTCGCCCAGCGCTTCCTGTCCGAGGCTCGCGCCCAGGCCCGCGTGCTCCACGAGCGCGTGTGCGAGATGTACGAGGTCGGCGAAGTCGACGGACGCGCCTTCATCGCCATGCAGTACGTGAACGGGCGGCACCTGGGCCAGCTCGCCCAGGAGCTGACCCTGGAGCAGAAGCTGCGCGTGCTCCGGGACGTGGCCGAAGGCGTTCACGCCGCCCACCGCGCGGGCCTCATCCACCGCGACCTCAAGCCCTCCAACATCCTCATCGAGCGCGCCGAGGACGGGGCCCTCAAGCCCTACGTCATGGACTTCGGCCTCGCGCGCGACTGGCACGACGAGCACACCGCCACGGGCTCCGTGCTGGGCACCCCCCACTACATGGCCCCCGAGCAGGCCCGCGGCGAGGCTATGGACCTCCGCGTGGACGTGTACAGCCTGGGCGCCACGCTCTACCAGGTGCTCGCCGGCGTGCCGCCCTTCCTCGCGGACAACGCCCTGGAACTGCTCCAGCGCATCCAGTCCGAGGAGCCCCGCCCCTTGCGCGAGCGCGTCCCCGGCCTGCCCGTGGACGTGGAGGCCATCGTCCTCAAGTGCCTGGAGAAGGACCGCACCGCCCGCTACGCCTCGGCGCGCGAGCTGTCCGAGGACCTGGAGCGCTTCCTCGCCGGCGAGCCCGTGCGCGCGCGCCGGGCGGGCGCCGGCTACCGGCTGCGCAAGAAGCTGCGCAAGCACCGGCTCGTGGTGGGGCTGGGCTCCACGGCGCTCGTGGGCGTGCTCCTCGCCCTGGGCCAGGCGGCGCTCACCCAGCGCCAGGTGACTCTGCGCGAGAGCCTCGCCCGCCGCTTCACCGAGCGCGTGGAGCGCATGGAGGCCCAGGCGCGCTACTCCTCCCTGGCGCCGCTGCATGACACGCGCGCGGACCACCGGGTCCTCCAGGAGGCCATGGCCGCGCTGGAGGCGGAGGTCCGCCAGGGCGGCGAGCCCGCCCAGGGCCCTGGCCACTACGCCCTGGGGCGCGCGCGGCTCGTGCTCGGGGACGCGGAGGGCGCCCTGGCCCAGCTCGAGGCCGCCTGGCGCGGCGGCTACCACGGCGCGCGCGTGGCCTATGCGCTCGCGCTCGCGCTCGGGCAGCTCTACCAGGAGCAGCTCCTGGAGGTGGAGCGCATCCGGGACGCCGCGCAGCGCGACGCCCGCCGCCAGGCGCTGGAGCAGCGCTACCGCGACCCCGCGCTCACCTACCTGCGCCAGAGCGAGGGCGCCGATGCCCCCTCCCCGCACTACGTGGCCGCGCTCCTGGCCTTCTACGAGGGGCGCCACGCCGAGGCGCTGGGCGAGCTGGACGCGATGGGCACCACCTACCCGTGGTTCCACGAGGGGCCCCTCCTGCGCGGCGACATCTACCAGGCCCGCGCCTACCAGCGCCGCCACCAGGGGGACCGTCCCGGGGCGCTCGCCGACATCGAGGCGGCGCGCCAGGCGTACTCCGAGGCGTCCCGCATCGGCGAGAGCGAGCCCGCGGTGCACGCGGCCCTCGCCTCGCTGCACCTGGCCTCGCTGCAACTGGAGCTCTACGGCCAGGGCGAGGTGCAGCCCCACTACGAGCGGGGCCTGGAGGCGCTCGGGCGCGCGCTCACCGCCGCGCCGGAGTCCTTCAAGCTCCGGGTGCTGGAGTCCAAGTTCCACCGGCGGCTGGCCGAGTTCCGCGTGCCACAGGGCGGCGAGGTGCTGCCGCTGGTGGAGAAGGCGCTCGCCGCCGCGCGGGCCGCCCAGGCGCTCGCGCCCGACGAGCCGCAGCCCCACCAGGAGCTGGCCCAGGTCTTTCGCCTGTGGGCACGCTACCGGCAGGAGCACGGCGAGGACCCCAGCGAGCAGTTGAGCCAGGCGGTGCAGTCCTTCGAGCGCGTGCCCCCGAACCGCCGGGACTACGGGTTCCACATCGAGCGGGGGCTGAGCTTTAAAATCTGGGCGGACCACGAGGACCAGGGCGGCGGGGACTCGCTGCCGCACCGGGACCAGGCCATCGCCGCGTACCAGGCGGCCATCGCGCTGGACCCGAAGCCGCTGGACGGCTGGGTGAACCTGGGCACGGCGTACTTCAAGCGGGCCTCGCACCCGCGCGCGGTGGACGCGGACGCGGACCTGGAGCGGGCGCGCGAGGCGCTGGAGCGGGCGCGCGGCATCGACCCGGGCAACTACGTGCCCTACTACTACGGCGCCCAGGTGCACGAGTGGCGGGCCCGGCGGCTGTACAACCGCGGGGGCGCGGCGGCGAGGGACTTGGAGCAGGCCATCGCCCTGTACCGGCAGGGGCTTGGCATCAACGCGAAGCTGCCCCAGTTCCACAACGCCCTGGGCGGCGCGCTCCTGTGGCGCGCGGAGCTGGCGTGGGAGGAGGGGGAGGACCCGTTCGCGCGGCTGGACGTGGCGCAGGCCTCCTTCGAGCAGGCCCGGGACGTGGCGCCCAAGCAGGGCTTCGCCTACAACAACCTGGGCGAGGTGCATGCCGCGCGGGGCCTGTACCGGAGCCAGCGCGGCGAGGACCCCACCCCGAGCATCCGCCTGGCCCACGAGGCCTTCCGCGAGGCGCTCGCGCGCATTCCGAAACAGGCGCAGTTCCAGGCCAACGTGGCCAAGGCCCACTACACGCTGGCGCTCTGGGAGCTGCGGCGAGGCGGGGACCCCATCCCGCGGCTGGAGCAGGCCGAGGCGGCGCTGCGCGAGGCGCTCGCGCTCAACCCCCAGCTCGGTTTCGCGCTGCGCTACGCGGGCGAGGTGCAGGGCGTGCGTGCCCGCTGGCTGGCCCAGCGGGGGCAGGCGCGAGGGGACGACTTCGAGCGGGCCGCAAGCCTCCTCCGGCAGGCCCTCGCGGCGGACCCGGAGTGGCAGGATTACCGCGTGGCCCTGGGGCGGCTGCACCTGGGCTGGGCCTCCTGGCTGGCGCAGACGGGGCAGGACCCCGCCGCGGTGCTCCAGGAGGGGCTCGCGCAGGTGGACACGGCGCTCAAGGCCCGGCCGCAATGGGCCCAGGGGCTGGCGGCCCGGGCGCGGCTCCTGGTGATGCTCTCGGAGACGCCGGGCCCCGCCGCGCAGCGGACGGCCTGGCGGGGCGAGGCGCGCAAGGTGCTGGAGCAGGCCCTGGCGCTCAACCCTCACCTGGGCATGGCCGAGGAGCCCTGA
- a CDS encoding sigma 54-interacting transcriptional regulator gives MQDKPFTDVSTAATPRRSREESTRPAFVLTVVSHPTPRRAGERLVLGALSSGLPVSVSRVGPDFVLPGATLGMPLADTFISRKPLVFEPAGPDRVRLRVEEGGTPVRVGTEPVTGTREFGPEALREGVPLVLSDRVVLLLHQALPFEAPTNDALGMVGHGQGTRRVREDVIRVADLKVPVLIRGETGSGKELVARAIHQRSPRRNGPFVSVNLGAIPKELAAAELFGARKGAYTGAHQEREGFFRAAHGGTLFLDEVGEAPPEVQVMLLRALETGEVYPVGGSAPVAVDTRLITATDADLEARIVQGSFKAPLLHRLAGYDIQVPPLRERREDIGVLFQHFAREELASLGEGPGLEAMASQETPWLPASLAVRLVSFAWPGNVRQLRNFTRQIVIGSRGQGSLQASPRLEQELEAAAAPGARPSPTPAPVAPSAEEPEQARRKPSEVSDAELLEALRASAWDLKAAAQRLGITRPSLYVLIEKSPSLRTAGDLSVEEISRCYQECQGDLDTMARRLEVSKRGLQRRVRELGLGPA, from the coding sequence ATGCAGGACAAGCCCTTCACCGACGTCTCCACCGCGGCCACCCCGCGGCGCTCCCGCGAGGAGTCCACGCGCCCCGCCTTCGTGCTCACCGTCGTCTCCCACCCCACCCCCCGCCGCGCCGGCGAGCGGCTGGTGCTGGGGGCGCTCTCGTCCGGCCTGCCCGTGTCCGTCTCCCGCGTGGGCCCGGACTTCGTGTTGCCCGGCGCCACCCTGGGCATGCCCCTGGCGGACACCTTCATCAGCCGCAAGCCGCTCGTCTTCGAGCCCGCGGGCCCGGACCGGGTGCGGCTGCGTGTGGAGGAGGGGGGCACGCCGGTGCGCGTGGGCACCGAGCCCGTCACCGGCACCCGGGAGTTCGGCCCCGAGGCGCTGCGCGAGGGGGTGCCGCTGGTGCTCTCCGACCGGGTCGTCCTCTTGCTGCACCAGGCCCTGCCCTTCGAGGCCCCCACCAACGACGCGCTGGGCATGGTCGGCCATGGCCAGGGCACCCGCCGCGTGCGCGAGGACGTCATCCGCGTGGCGGACCTGAAGGTGCCCGTGCTCATCCGCGGGGAGACGGGCTCCGGCAAGGAGCTGGTGGCGCGCGCCATCCACCAGCGCAGCCCCCGGCGAAACGGGCCCTTCGTCAGCGTGAACCTGGGCGCCATCCCCAAGGAGCTGGCCGCCGCGGAGCTGTTCGGCGCGAGGAAGGGCGCCTACACGGGCGCGCACCAGGAGCGCGAGGGCTTCTTCCGCGCCGCCCACGGGGGCACGCTCTTCCTGGACGAGGTGGGCGAGGCGCCCCCCGAGGTGCAGGTCATGCTGCTGCGCGCCCTGGAGACGGGCGAGGTGTACCCCGTGGGCGGCAGCGCGCCCGTGGCCGTGGACACCCGGCTCATCACCGCCACGGACGCGGACCTGGAGGCGCGCATCGTCCAGGGCTCCTTCAAGGCCCCGCTGCTGCACCGGCTCGCGGGCTACGACATCCAGGTCCCCCCCTTGCGCGAGCGGCGCGAGGACATCGGCGTGCTCTTCCAGCACTTCGCCCGCGAGGAGCTCGCCTCGCTGGGCGAGGGCCCCGGGCTGGAGGCGATGGCCTCCCAGGAGACGCCCTGGCTGCCCGCCTCGCTCGCCGTGCGCCTGGTGTCCTTCGCCTGGCCCGGCAACGTGCGCCAGCTGCGCAACTTCACCCGGCAGATCGTCATCGGCAGCCGGGGCCAGGGCTCGCTCCAGGCCAGCCCCCGCCTGGAGCAGGAGCTGGAGGCCGCCGCCGCGCCCGGGGCCCGCCCCAGCCCCACCCCCGCGCCCGTGGCGCCGTCCGCCGAGGAGCCCGAGCAGGCCCGCCGCAAGCCCTCCGAGGTGAGCGACGCGGAGCTCTTGGAGGCCCTGCGCGCCAGCGCGTGGGACCTCAAGGCCGCCGCCCAGCGCCTGGGCATCACCCGCCCCTCGCTCTACGTGCTCATCGAGAAGAGCCCCAGCCTGCGGACCGCCGGAGACCTGAGCGTCGAGGAGATCTCCCGCTGCTACCAGGAGTGCCAGGGAGACCTCGACACCATGGCGCGGCGCCTGGAGGTGTCCAAGCGCGGCCTCCAGCGCCGCGTCCGGGAGCTGGGGCTCGGCCCCGCCTGA